The nucleotide window TTCAATGGAGGATTATAACTTGTCATCTTGGAACTCAATTATTTCATGTTATGCTGGTTATGGCAACTTGGAAGATGCCCTGGATATCTTCCAAGAAATGGAAGCTTCCGGCATTAAACCAGACATTATAACTTGGAATTCTCTTATGTCGGGTCTTCTTCTTCAGGGTTCATACAAAGCTGTTCTGGCCAATTTCCAGAGCCTGCAAGTCGAAGGCTTGAAGCCGGATTCGGGCTCGGTAACTAGTGCACTACAAGCAATTTGATGGATATGTATATCAAGAATGATGAGTTACATAAAGCTCAAAAAGTGTTCCATCGcacaaagaacaaaaacattTGTGCTTGGAATTCATTGATATCAGGGTACTCCTTCAAGGGCCAGTTTAGTGATGCTGAAGAACTATTGAACCAGATGGAGAAAGAAGGTATAGAACCTGATATAGTTACATGGAACAGTTTGATTTCTGGTTATTCAATGCATGGCCGAAGCGAGGAAGCTATGGATGTGATTAATAGGATGAAGAGTTCAGGATTTTCACCTAATGTGGTTTCATGGACTGCAATGGTATCCGGCAGTTCTCGGAACAAAAGTCATATGGATTCCATCCGGTTTTTCGGCCAAATGCAAGCACAAAATGTAAGGCCTAATTCTACTACTATTTGCAGCTTACTTCGAGCTTGCTCCGGCCAGTCGCTTCTAAAGAAAGGCGAAGAGATACACTGCCTCTGCATAAGACATGGATTTATAGAGGATATGTACATAGCCACAGCACTCATTGACATGTATAGCAAGGCAGGGAAGTTGAAAGTAGCATGCGAAATTTTCGGAAGAATAGAGGGGAAAACACTTCCTTGTTGGAACTGTATGATGATGGGATATGCTATTCACGGCCACGGTGAAGAAGTAATTTCTCTTTTTAACAAAATGCTCAAAACTGGTATCATCCCTGATTCTATTACCTTCACAGCTCTTCTATCCGGCTGCAAGAATTCAGGTCGAATCAATGATGGATGGAAGTACTTTGACAGTATGAGTACAGATTACAACATTGTTCCAACAATTGAGCACTATTCTTGCATGGTGGACCTTCTTGGAAAATCTGGTTTTCTTGATGAAGCTCTGCATTTCATCCAAACTATGCCAGTAAAGCCGGATGCTAGTATCTGGGGAGCTCTTCTTGCTTCCTGCCGAAATCACAAAAACATTATGCTAGCCGAGACTGCGTTGAGGAATCTGTTCAAGCTAGAGCCTTATAATTCTGCCAACTATGTTATAATGATGAACATATATTCGGCTTTAGGCAAATGGGACGACGCGCAGCGCCTTAGAGACACAATGGTTGCTGCAGGGTTGAAAAGCCCTGGTGTTTGGAGCTGGATACAGGTAAATCAAACTACTCATGTGTTCTCTACAGAAGGGAAATCACATGGAGAAGAAGGCGAAATATATTTCGAATTATATCAGTTAGTTTCTAAGGTGAAGAAGCTAGGATATGTGCCTGATATAAGCTGTGTGTATCAAAATATTGACAACAATGAAAAGGAGAAGGTTCTTCTGAGTCACACTGAGAAGCTAGCTATCACATATGGACTCATGAAAACAAAAGGTGGATCACCTATCAGGGTAGTTAAGAACACAAGAGTTTGTCAGGATTGTCACACATTAGCCAAGTACATTTCTTCGGCCGAAAATCGCGAGATTTTGCTCCGAGATGGCGGCCGTTTTCACCATTTTGTGAATGGAAAATGCTCCTGTAATGGTTGTTGGTAACAATAAGCACAAGCAgatcattctttttctttgttcatatTCTCATAGCACACCATATTCTTTTGTATGCTATGTGTTCATGAtggaaaaaaaaacctaaactaAGGGATGAGcatgttttttggtttttcacaCTAAATATTGGTGTAATTTGTTTTTGTGTAATACTTTTACATACATATACGGTAATTGGTATCAAACCCTCTTTGATGTTGGATAATGTTACGATCTAATTAATATTGCACTGCTTAATTAGTTGGTTAGCACGTTAGAAtttgttgaaaatataaataagagtttaACTAAGTTAGTCTAGTAGTTTGTTCACTAATATGTTTAAATCACGAATAGAATTCTGATTCGTGACAGATTAGTGTTGAGGAATACTGTGAAAAACTCGTTAGCAAATGACAAACTCTTAAACGGAGTTTTGATCCATGACAGATTAGCGTCACagattaatattaaaaaataccgtaaaaaattaagaatattgAATCTCGAATAGAGTTGTAATAAATAatgaattcataaaaaattcattCTCTCAAATACAACCTTCACCTGAAATGGCTTACTTTTTGTTGGTTTTATTTGATTAACAGTTTGAGGAGTTTAATAAGCTACCAAGCAGATTAATTATTAAAGCTTGTAATTAATGATGTATTATCTATATTTACTCATCTACCATATATGAGACAAAATAAACACACTTAACATTTTTTAATCATGCCCATGTAAGTAAGAATGAAGATACATGCATATAACTCATTTGGGAGTCACACTCAAGATATTGGATGGAGAG belongs to Arachis duranensis cultivar V14167 chromosome 8, aradu.V14167.gnm2.J7QH, whole genome shotgun sequence and includes:
- the LOC107463433 gene encoding LOW QUALITY PROTEIN: pentatricopeptide repeat-containing protein At4g01030, mitochondrial-like (The sequence of the model RefSeq protein was modified relative to this genomic sequence to represent the inferred CDS: inserted 1 base in 1 codon) — translated: MASSIISQYHSLKDNHNPLSLHHLDPYYVHNNTQILRSHSSSTSISVGVLDKKPHFSDTLFAPRNLSPCFHFLDELCEIRDLNSVRELHAQILKMPRNKGGSSSLATIDETVMRYYLEFDDFVSAIKVFFVGFTRNYLLWNSFLEKFGSFGGDPYEILDVFGELHKKGVEFDSIAFTVVLKICLVLMDLKVGLEIHACLIKRGFHFDVHLYCALINLYEKCWGVDRAYQVFDEAPQKEDFLWNTIIMASLRSEKWFDGLELFRGMQLSSAKATGGTIVKVLQACGKLRALNEGKQIHGYVLRRGLVSNMSISNSIISMYSKNHSLKMARTFFDSMEDYNLSSWNSIISCYAGYGNLEDALDIFQEMEASGIKPDIITWNSLMSGLLLQGSYKAVLANFQSLQVEGLKPDSGSVTSALQAXLMDMYIKNDELHKAQKVFHRTKNKNICAWNSLISGYSFKGQFSDAEELLNQMEKEGIEPDIVTWNSLISGYSMHGRSEEAMDVINRMKSSGFSPNVVSWTAMVSGSSRNKSHMDSIRFFGQMQAQNVRPNSTTICSLLRACSGQSLLKKGEEIHCLCIRHGFIEDMYIATALIDMYSKAGKLKVACEIFGRIEGKTLPCWNCMMMGYAIHGHGEEVISLFNKMLKTGIIPDSITFTALLSGCKNSGRINDGWKYFDSMSTDYNIVPTIEHYSCMVDLLGKSGFLDEALHFIQTMPVKPDASIWGALLASCRNHKNIMLAETALRNLFKLEPYNSANYVIMMNIYSALGKWDDAQRLRDTMVAAGLKSPGVWSWIQVNQTTHVFSTEGKSHGEEGEIYFELYQLVSKVKKLGYVPDISCVYQNIDNNEKEKVLLSHTEKLAITYGLMKTKGGSPIRVVKNTRVCQDCHTLAKYISSAENREILLRDGGRFHHFVNGKCSCNGCW